A window from Mycobacterium saskatchewanense encodes these proteins:
- a CDS encoding DUF222 domain-containing protein → MCDTLSVSELRSATDGQLAAMIGAGARDEARAAARRLAAIAEFVVRHADGPTESAHWSCDNWDAMAAEVAAAGHVSHAMASGQMYLAVALRSRLSRVGALLARGVIGVRLASAIVWHTDLIKDPDTLRLVDEALGEDAAQFGPLSVAKAGQRIDAIVSRHDPAAVRRYRAGARGRHVSITPADDASGTAGLWGSLYATDAAVLDRRLTQLARQVCDHDPRTVEQRRADALGALAAGAQTLACGCANPDCPARSEVDPRAAAVTIHVVADAAALTAPPDPHTSGQPERRPLTPEMTLAEALAPDPEPGPPTPLPPAAHLTGGATLPAALIAELARAGARVSPLLMAAGAPAEPGYRPSAALARFVRCRDLTCRFPGCDRPADLTDIDHTIAYPAGPTHPSKVRCC, encoded by the coding sequence ATGTGCGACACCTTGAGTGTTTCGGAGTTGCGGTCGGCGACCGATGGGCAGCTGGCGGCGATGATCGGGGCGGGTGCGCGGGACGAGGCGAGGGCCGCGGCGCGGCGGTTGGCGGCGATCGCGGAGTTCGTGGTGCGGCACGCCGATGGGCCGACCGAATCCGCGCATTGGTCGTGTGACAACTGGGACGCGATGGCCGCCGAGGTGGCCGCGGCCGGGCACGTCAGCCATGCGATGGCCTCGGGGCAGATGTATCTGGCGGTGGCGTTGCGCAGCCGGCTGTCGCGCGTGGGAGCGTTGTTGGCCCGCGGGGTGATCGGTGTGCGGCTGGCCTCGGCGATCGTGTGGCACACCGACTTGATCAAAGACCCCGACACCCTGCGTCTGGTCGATGAGGCGCTGGGCGAGGATGCCGCGCAGTTCGGTCCGCTTTCGGTGGCCAAGGCCGGCCAGCGCATCGACGCCATCGTGTCCCGCCATGACCCCGCCGCGGTGCGCCGCTACCGCGCCGGGGCCCGCGGCCGCCACGTCTCGATCACCCCTGCCGACGACGCGTCGGGCACCGCGGGCCTGTGGGGGTCGCTGTATGCCACCGACGCCGCCGTGCTCGACCGCCGGTTGACCCAGCTGGCCCGGCAGGTCTGCGACCACGATCCGCGCACCGTCGAGCAGCGCCGCGCCGACGCCCTGGGCGCCCTGGCCGCCGGCGCCCAGACCCTGGCGTGCGGCTGCGCCAACCCCGACTGCCCCGCCCGCTCCGAGGTCGACCCGCGCGCCGCGGCGGTGACCATCCATGTGGTGGCCGATGCCGCCGCCCTGACCGCCCCGCCCGACCCGCACACCTCCGGCCAACCCGAGCGCCGACCGCTCACCCCCGAGATGACGCTGGCCGAGGCGCTGGCCCCCGACCCCGAACCCGGCCCCCCAACACCACTGCCGCCCGCGGCCCACCTCACCGGCGGGGCCACCCTGCCCGCCGCGCTGATCGCCGAGCTGGCCCGCGCCGGCGCGCGCGTCAGCCCCCTACTGATGGCCGCCGGGGCGCCCGCCGAGCCGGGCTACCGGCCCTCGGCCGCGCTGGCCCGGTTCGTCCGCTGCCGCGACCTGACCTGCCGCTTCCCCGGCTGCGACCGCCCCGCCGACCTCACCGACATCGACCACACCATCGCCTACCCAGCCGGGCCCACCCACCCGTCCAAGGTTAGATGCTGCTAA
- a CDS encoding maleylpyruvate isomerase family mycothiol-dependent enzyme yields MDYAAAFLDENRAFSELFRDIDESTPVPTCPEWNLKQLFRHVGRGHRWAAQIVRDRLDEAPDLRAVEGGKPPPDPADAVSWMQGGAQRLVDAVELTGPETPVWTFLGPRPANWWVRRRLHETAVHRADAAFALGGEYTLAPDIAADAITEWLERVAIQAGANGAPLPLEHGDTLHLHATDPNLGETGEWTARADGGKIAWAHEHGKGSVALRGAATELLLAMLRRVPVGDTGIQLFGDDAVWRTWLDRTPL; encoded by the coding sequence GTGGACTATGCGGCCGCATTCCTCGACGAGAACCGCGCATTTTCGGAACTGTTCCGCGACATCGACGAGTCCACGCCGGTGCCGACCTGCCCGGAGTGGAACCTCAAGCAGCTTTTCCGGCACGTCGGCCGCGGGCACCGCTGGGCGGCGCAGATCGTGCGCGACCGGCTCGACGAAGCCCCCGACCTCCGCGCCGTCGAGGGCGGCAAGCCCCCGCCCGATCCGGCCGACGCCGTCTCTTGGATGCAAGGCGGCGCCCAGCGCCTGGTCGACGCCGTCGAGCTGACGGGCCCCGAGACGCCCGTGTGGACGTTCCTCGGGCCCCGTCCGGCGAACTGGTGGGTCCGGCGCCGGCTGCACGAAACCGCGGTGCACCGCGCCGACGCCGCCTTCGCGCTGGGCGGTGAGTACACCCTCGCCCCCGACATCGCGGCCGACGCCATCACCGAGTGGCTGGAACGGGTCGCGATCCAGGCCGGGGCCAACGGCGCGCCACTGCCACTCGAACACGGGGACACCCTGCACCTGCACGCCACCGACCCGAACCTGGGCGAAACGGGCGAGTGGACCGCCCGTGCCGACGGCGGCAAGATCGCCTGGGCGCACGAGCACGGCAAGGGCAGCGTGGCGCTGCGCGGCGCTGCCACCGAGCTTCTGCTGGCGATGCTGCGCCGAGTGCCGGTCGGCGACACTGGCATCCAACTCTTCGGCGACGACGCCGTCTGGCGGACCTGGCTGGACCGAACGCCGCTGTGA
- the rfbA gene encoding glucose-1-phosphate thymidylyltransferase RfbA, whose amino-acid sequence MRGIILAGGSGTRLHPITKGISKQLLPVYDKPMIYYPLSTLMMAGIRDILVITTPHDAGGFQRLLGDGSQWGINLTYATQGRPDGLAQAFVLGANHIGNDSVALVLGDNIFYGPRLGTSLSRFQTISGGAIFAYWVANPSAYGVVEFADDGMALSLEEKPATPKSNFAVPGLYFYDNDVIDIARGLKKSARGEYEITEVNQIYLNRGRLSVEVMARGTAWLDTGTFDSLLDASDYVRTLERRQGLKVSVPEEVAWRRGWIGDEQLAERAHTLLKSGYGSYLLELLERRR is encoded by the coding sequence ATGCGCGGCATCATCTTGGCGGGCGGCTCGGGAACGCGCCTGCACCCGATCACGAAGGGCATCAGCAAGCAGCTGCTGCCGGTGTACGACAAACCGATGATCTACTACCCGCTGTCCACGCTGATGATGGCCGGAATCCGCGACATCCTGGTCATCACCACCCCGCACGACGCCGGGGGCTTTCAGCGGCTCCTCGGTGACGGGTCGCAGTGGGGCATCAACCTCACCTATGCGACGCAGGGGAGGCCGGATGGGCTGGCGCAGGCATTCGTCCTGGGCGCCAACCACATCGGGAACGATTCGGTGGCATTGGTGTTGGGCGACAACATCTTCTACGGGCCGCGCCTGGGCACCAGTTTGAGCCGCTTCCAAACCATCAGCGGCGGAGCCATTTTCGCCTACTGGGTGGCCAACCCGTCGGCCTACGGCGTCGTCGAATTCGCCGACGACGGCATGGCGCTCTCGCTGGAGGAGAAGCCCGCCACCCCGAAATCCAACTTCGCCGTGCCGGGACTGTACTTCTACGACAACGACGTGATCGACATCGCAAGGGGCCTCAAGAAATCGGCGCGCGGCGAGTACGAGATCACCGAGGTCAACCAGATCTACCTCAACCGGGGGCGGCTCTCCGTCGAGGTGATGGCCCGCGGCACGGCGTGGCTCGACACCGGAACATTCGACTCGTTGCTGGACGCCAGCGACTACGTCCGCACCCTGGAACGGCGGCAGGGCCTGAAGGTCAGCGTGCCCGAAGAGGTGGCGTGGCGCAGGGGCTGGATCGGCGACGAACAGCTGGCCGAACGGGCCCACACCCTGCTCAAGTCCGGCTACGGGTCGTACCTGCTGGAGCTGCTGGAACGTCGGAGGTGA
- a CDS encoding YibE/F family protein has translation MTHSHSHGLPPGPSPLRPLPAHIVVGLLVAIGLAVLAGAIVLWPSRQHVDIPVPFQNASGGAVSTQAGHVLSSALGDCGSPSASQVLTTAPAPAAPGAGRCVQTLVAIDSGPNAGARTLLEFSPGPGQPQFAPGDRVRLVRQVDDQGATSYSFYDFERGWPLVALAIAFAVVIVAVARWRGLLALVGIVVAFAVLVVFLLPALRDGAPAVPVALVASAAILYAVIYLAHGVNLRTSAALLGTLSALLLAAGLSWAAIQLTHLTGLSDEQNSAVSAYLGNVSISGLLLAGFIIGSLGVLNDVTVTQASTVFELAHLGGSSSRRAVFLGALRVGRDHIASTVYTLVLAYAGSSLPLLLLFSVANRSLADVLTGESVAIELVRSAVGGIALALSVPLTTGIAAVLATPGRVTSDVPAAPAGTTRSRT, from the coding sequence GTGACGCACTCCCACTCGCACGGCCTGCCGCCCGGCCCGTCCCCGTTGCGCCCGCTGCCCGCCCACATCGTCGTGGGGCTGCTGGTGGCGATCGGTCTGGCGGTGCTGGCCGGGGCGATCGTGTTATGGCCGAGCCGGCAGCACGTCGACATCCCGGTGCCGTTCCAGAACGCGTCCGGGGGCGCCGTGAGCACCCAGGCCGGGCACGTGCTGTCGAGCGCCCTGGGCGACTGCGGTAGCCCGTCGGCAAGTCAGGTGCTGACCACCGCGCCGGCGCCGGCCGCCCCGGGTGCCGGGCGGTGCGTGCAGACGCTGGTCGCGATCGATTCGGGGCCCAACGCCGGCGCCAGGACCCTGCTGGAGTTCTCCCCCGGCCCCGGCCAGCCGCAGTTCGCGCCGGGGGATCGCGTCCGGCTCGTCCGGCAGGTCGACGACCAGGGCGCCACCAGCTACTCGTTCTACGACTTCGAGCGCGGCTGGCCGCTGGTGGCACTGGCCATCGCGTTCGCGGTGGTCATCGTCGCGGTCGCGCGCTGGCGCGGGCTGCTCGCCCTGGTCGGCATCGTCGTCGCGTTCGCCGTGCTGGTCGTCTTCCTGCTGCCGGCGCTGCGCGACGGCGCGCCCGCGGTCCCGGTGGCGCTGGTGGCGTCGGCGGCCATCCTCTACGCCGTGATCTACCTCGCGCACGGCGTCAACCTGCGGACCAGCGCCGCCCTGCTCGGCACCCTCTCGGCGTTGCTGCTGGCCGCCGGTTTGTCTTGGGCGGCAATACAACTGACGCACCTGACCGGCCTGTCGGACGAGCAGAACTCGGCGGTCAGCGCGTACCTGGGCAACGTGTCGATCAGCGGCCTGCTGCTTGCCGGCTTCATCATCGGGTCGCTGGGCGTGCTCAACGATGTCACGGTGACGCAGGCGTCGACCGTCTTCGAACTCGCCCACCTCGGCGGGTCATCGTCGCGCCGGGCCGTCTTCCTGGGCGCGCTGCGCGTGGGCCGCGACCACATCGCCAGCACGGTGTACACGCTGGTACTGGCCTATGCCGGCAGCTCGCTGCCCCTGCTGTTGCTGTTCAGCGTCGCCAATCGCTCGCTCGCCGACGTGCTGACCGGCGAGAGCGTGGCCATCGAGCTGGTCCGGTCCGCGGTGGGCGGCATCGCACTGGCGCTGTCGGTGCCGTTGACGACGGGGATCGCCGCGGTGCTGGCCACTCCGGGCCGGGTCACCTCCGACGTTCCAGCAGCTCCAGCAGGTACGACCCGTAGCCGGACTTGA
- a CDS encoding pyridoxal phosphate-dependent aminotransferase, translating into MDSGGTIGGVTTHQLPVHGPGHQAGHHRQRTFAQSSKLQDVLYEIRGPVHQHAARLEAEGHRILKLNIGNPAPFGFEAPDVIMRDMIQALPYAQGYSDSKGILPARRAVVTRYELVEGFPRFDVDDVFLGNGVSELITMTLQALLDNGDQVLIPSPDYPLWTASTSLAGGTPVHYLCDETQGWQPDIADLESKITERTKALVVINPNNPTGAVYGREVLTQMVDLARKHQLLLLADEIYDKILYDDAKHISLATLAPDMLCLTFNGLSKAYRVAGYRAGWLAITGPKDHASSFIEGISLLANMRLCPNVPAQHGIQVALGGHQSIEDLVLPGGRLLEQRDVAWEKLNAIPGVSCVKPEGALYAFPRLDPEVYDIEDDEQLVLDLLLSEKILVAQGTGFNWPAPDHLRIVTLPWARDLAAAIERLGNFLVSYRQ; encoded by the coding sequence GTGGACAGCGGTGGCACCATAGGGGGCGTGACTACCCACCAGCTGCCCGTGCACGGCCCCGGTCATCAGGCCGGTCATCACCGGCAGCGCACGTTCGCGCAGTCGTCCAAGCTCCAGGACGTCCTGTACGAGATCCGCGGGCCGGTGCACCAGCACGCCGCGCGACTCGAGGCCGAGGGGCACCGGATCCTCAAGCTCAACATCGGCAACCCCGCGCCGTTCGGCTTCGAGGCGCCCGACGTCATCATGCGCGACATGATCCAGGCGCTGCCGTACGCCCAGGGGTACTCCGACTCGAAGGGCATCCTGCCGGCCCGGCGCGCGGTGGTCACCCGCTACGAGCTGGTCGAGGGCTTCCCCCGGTTCGACGTCGACGACGTCTTCCTGGGCAACGGGGTGTCCGAGCTGATCACGATGACGCTGCAGGCCCTGCTCGACAACGGTGACCAGGTGCTGATCCCGTCGCCGGACTACCCGCTGTGGACGGCGTCGACGTCGCTGGCCGGCGGCACCCCCGTCCACTACCTGTGCGACGAGACGCAGGGCTGGCAGCCCGACATCGCCGACCTGGAGTCCAAGATCACCGAGCGCACCAAGGCGCTGGTCGTGATCAACCCGAACAACCCGACCGGCGCCGTCTACGGCCGCGAGGTGCTCACGCAGATGGTGGATCTGGCGCGCAAGCATCAACTGCTGCTGCTCGCCGACGAGATCTACGACAAGATCCTCTACGACGACGCCAAGCACATCAGCCTGGCCACCCTTGCCCCCGACATGTTGTGCCTGACCTTCAACGGGCTTTCGAAGGCCTACCGCGTCGCCGGCTACCGGGCGGGCTGGCTGGCGATCACCGGGCCCAAGGACCACGCCAGCAGCTTCATCGAGGGGATCAGCCTGCTGGCCAACATGCGCCTGTGCCCCAACGTGCCCGCTCAGCACGGGATCCAGGTGGCCCTCGGCGGCCACCAGAGCATCGAGGACCTGGTGCTTCCGGGCGGCCGGCTGCTCGAGCAGCGCGACGTCGCCTGGGAGAAACTCAACGCGATTCCGGGCGTCTCGTGCGTGAAGCCCGAGGGTGCGCTGTACGCGTTTCCCCGCCTGGACCCCGAGGTCTACGACATCGAGGACGACGAGCAGCTGGTCCTGGACCTGCTGCTGTCCGAGAAGATCCTGGTCGCCCAGGGCACCGGCTTCAACTGGCCCGCACCCGACCACCTGCGGATCGTGACGCTGCCGTGGGCGCGCGATCTGGCGGCCGCGATCGAGCGGCTGGGAAACTTCCTGGTCAGCTATCGCCAGTAA
- a CDS encoding nuclear transport factor 2 family protein has product MTTSEIATVLAWHDALNAADLDTLVALSSDDIEIGDAHGAAQGHEALRKWAAAGPAKAEPGRLYVHEGVVVVEQKADGADAASAFRVVHDRVTSVFRHADLASALAATELTEDDLVE; this is encoded by the coding sequence ATGACTACATCGGAGATCGCCACCGTCCTGGCTTGGCACGACGCCCTCAATGCCGCCGACCTGGACACTCTGGTGGCCCTGTCCAGCGACGACATCGAGATCGGTGACGCGCACGGGGCCGCCCAGGGCCACGAGGCGCTCCGCAAGTGGGCCGCCGCCGGCCCGGCAAAGGCGGAGCCGGGCCGCCTGTACGTGCACGAGGGCGTCGTGGTCGTCGAGCAGAAGGCCGACGGAGCCGACGCCGCGTCCGCCTTTCGCGTCGTCCACGACCGCGTCACCTCGGTGTTCCGGCACGCGGACCTGGCGTCGGCGCTGGCGGCCACCGAACTCACCGAGGACGACCTCGTCGAATAG